The window TAACTCGCCATTTTTAATGTGTTTATCCACGACTTCTTTCGCTTTCTCAAGGGTTACATCACCATAAACAACAGGTTCACTGTTAGGCATTGTCACTTCAATGGTTGGTTCTGCATAACAATAACCCATACATCCTGTTTGTGTCACAACAACATTCTCAATACCCTCTTTTGCACATTCATCAATGATGAAATTCATGACTTCACGAGCACCAGATGCGATACCACATGTTGCCATAGCCACTTTTACTTGAATCAGTTCATCTACGTTTTCACCTTTTTCTCTAAGGTCTACTTTAGATTGAACATGTTCTTTTATTTTCTTAAGCTCATCAAAAGATTTAATTTTTGCCATTTTTTTTCCTCCTTTAGAGATGATTGAATACGTCTATTTGTATTCTGCTAGAATATCTTTAACCATATCCTTTGTTACACGGCCATATACTTTTTCTCCAACCATGACTACTGGAGCAAGTCCACATGCTCCTACGCAACGAAGTGACGTAATGGAGAACTTTCCATCAGGTGTGGTTTCCCCTACTTCAATATCAAGTTCTTTTTTAAGTTCATCCAGTACTTCGTCTGCACCACGTACATAACAAGCTGTTCCCATACATACGGCTACATCGAATTCACCTTTTGGTACCATGGTGAAATAAGAGTAAAAACTAACTACTCCGAATACCTTTGCTGTTGATAAATTTAATTGCTTACCTACAAACTTTTGAACCTCTTGTGGTAAATATCCAAAGATGTCTTGAGCTTTGTGTAAGACACGAATAAGCTCTCCTTTTGTAGATGGCATGGCATCAATATATTGCTCCAATTCTTGGAACTTTTCTTCTGTTAATGCTGTGTTAACTGCCATTTGGCTTACCTCCTTAATGATATAATGTAAATGATTAATAAATTATAATAATTCATTAATAATAACTAGCAACCTTTGTCGGTTAATGAAACCTACTATTCATCTCATGATAAAGTGTGTAAAGCTTTAAATACAGACTGAATACTTTTGTCTTCAACGTCAATTGCATGCCTAGCGATGCCGATATATCCAAGTTCATGAGCATCAGATGATTGAATGATGGTGTAATCTTTGTATTTCTTTTTATACGTGGCTAGGTCTGCAAATCGAGAAACTTCTAATACAGACGTTTGAAGATCTTCTGGTATCATACCTAAATTTGATAAGATACTATAGCTTGGTCGATCAATATGTGCTGGTATGGCTATACCCCCATGGGTATGAATTAAGCCTATCACTTCATTAAGAGATAGATGAACTGCCGTTGATAGGAATTGCTCCAATTCCTTAACCACGTCATCATCTTTGTTCATGATTTTTTGAGAACCAAAGATGCTCACTCTGTTGTGAAGTGTTGGTAAGGAAGCATATATTTTCTTTTGAACATTGTATACATCTTCCAGGCTTAAAAATAATCCCAACACATGAATTTCTTCCCTTGTTTCAATTTCAATGCCTGGAATTACGATTAAATCGGTGCTTTTGGCTACTTCCATTACTGCTTTTACATTCTCTGCTGAATTATGGTCCGTTATGGCTATGGCATCTAGCTCATTTAAAAGTGCCATATTGACAATATTATTAGGGGTCATGCCATCTTCACCACAAGGTGAAAGAACCGTATGGATATGAAAATCTACATGTAATTTCATAAAGCAGCACCATCTTACGTTTTTTATTGTTAATATTTTATCAAATATATGCAAGATACAAGAGATATTATAACAAAAATAGTGACAAAAGTAAAGCAGCACTAATCGTTTTTATTGACATTTTTTTTATGGCATAAAATAAAATGGAAGAAAAGCTATAACGCCTTATATAGTAGGGTTTTAGCCTTTCTCAAAGCTGACGTATTTATCTATATTTTTTATTTTCATTCTCGTATTTGTTTTATCTGTAACATGCATTTTTTAACTTTTACTGATTCAGGATAAGCATTCTTTGAATAACAAAATTAAGTAAAATGACAAAAAAAGACATAAACATTGTATTGTTTTTTCACGGATATACCCCTATTGATCTTATGCTACATGGCTTATTTTATCTTCTATATACCCACAAACTTATGAGAATAAGGCACTTTCTACAAATTCATCAACCTATAGGGTGACATCCATTATCATTTTTATGGTTTTAATAATGGTTATCATTATGTTGCAAGGTTCATATTTAGCACTTTCAGCCATTAATCTCTTGTATAGAAGTGCACAAAAAAACACTTGACATGATGATAGGATGCTTCACGCCAAGTGTTTTCTTAAATTTTTTTATTACGGTATGGATAAGTTGTCCTTCGAACCAAAAACAACCCTGAAAACTACTTTCTATCCGATGATGTTGTTTTATTTTTCACTACGCCTCTTTTATAGAGAATATACTGTCCTTTATTCAAAGGGTCAACTTTTGTTTTCTTGCGATGACATTCTACCTCTTTGGGTGCATCATCATAACCAGTAAAATGGGTGACCCATACTCCTTTTCCCTCGGTATAGCTTATGACCTCTAATTCATACTTTCGGCATAATGCAGCAGGTATTGTTCCCTGTATGCGATAAAAGGGACCCATTGGTTCAGGTTGACGAAAAACTGCTTTTTTACATATGAGGTCCGACATGGCTTTTCCTAGCATGGCTTGGGGTATTTTAAGCTTGAATGCCAGTATGGGCCACAACAATTTTGTTTTGGCTTGGTGGACAGCTTCTAACAATACCATTGGTGTCACATCGCGAAAATCAGAGGGTGTACTATTGACACTACAGAATTCCCCTTTAATAAGGGTAATGCGTATATCTGTTAATGCCCAACCTTTTAAGCCTTGACTAAATGCGTGATGAATCCCATCTTCTATACCATTCTGAAAGCTTCTAGGCAAAAAGCCTGTTGTTACTTCTGAATGATAAACTAATCCGCTTCCCCGTTCTAGGGGCTCAACCCTTAATCCAACGGTAGCAAAGAAAGGATGGTCTTTCGCATATTTATACATGACAGCTTCACCTATACCCACTGGTGTTTCTTTATAAATGGTCATGGGTTCTTCAAATAAGACATTCAGCTGATATTCTTGGTATAAACGATCTCTTATGATCTCAAGTTGTATATCCCCAAAGATATTCAAATAAATATCCTGCTCGATGTCACTTATTTCATATTGAAGATAAGGGTCTTCTTCTGACATAAAAACTAAAGCGTCTAAAAGTTCTTTTCGCTTATAATCCTCTACCGGTTTGATCTGGACTTTTAAAGTAGGCGTACCCAATTGGATGGTTCCATGTGTCATAGCCTTACCAAAGCTATCACCCACCTGCAAATGTTCCATACCATATAAGATGCCTATATCACCACTTGTCAATGTATCAACAGGAATGACCTTGCCAGATGACAAGCCTTCTATCTGCGTCACTTTATGCCCTTTAAGATAATCTCTTGTGTGCAGTTCCCCTTGGTATAAGCGTACATACACTTGCTTTTGATTATTGGTGTTACGTTTGATTTTGAATACCAGGCCAGATGGTTCCTCTTGTTGGTTGCCTGTTGGGTAAGCAGGTATAAAGCAGTCTATGGCTTTTATCAGTCCTTCCATACCGATATTGTGTAAAGCACTACCATACAAAATGGGATATATTGTCCCTTCATGAGCTAAGGTTATAATAGTCTCCTTCATGGTTTCTATGTCAACACATACATTATCCACATAGCTTTCAAGGTATGTTTCATTGTAGTCAGCCAAAAACTCCAACACCTTCTGTGAAGCCGCTGAGAAAATATCCCCTACGCTACATGACCTATCCCCAGCATGGGCTACTTGCGTTAAGGGTAACCCC is drawn from Vallitalea pronyensis and contains these coding sequences:
- a CDS encoding (2Fe-2S) ferredoxin domain-containing protein, whose amino-acid sequence is MAKIKSFDELKKIKEHVQSKVDLREKGENVDELIQVKVAMATCGIASGAREVMNFIIDECAKEGIENVVVTQTGCMGYCYAEPTIEVTMPNSEPVVYGDVTLEKAKEVVDKHIKNGELLDGIIPVTHKTIE
- a CDS encoding NADH-quinone oxidoreductase subunit NuoE family protein, encoding MAVNTALTEEKFQELEQYIDAMPSTKGELIRVLHKAQDIFGYLPQEVQKFVGKQLNLSTAKVFGVVSFYSYFTMVPKGEFDVAVCMGTACYVRGADEVLDELKKELDIEVGETTPDGKFSITSLRCVGACGLAPVVMVGEKVYGRVTKDMVKDILAEYK
- a CDS encoding PHP domain-containing protein, whose protein sequence is MKLHVDFHIHTVLSPCGEDGMTPNNIVNMALLNELDAIAITDHNSAENVKAVMEVAKSTDLIVIPGIEIETREEIHVLGLFLSLEDVYNVQKKIYASLPTLHNRVSIFGSQKIMNKDDDVVKELEQFLSTAVHLSLNEVIGLIHTHGGIAIPAHIDRPSYSILSNLGMIPEDLQTSVLEVSRFADLATYKKKYKDYTIIQSSDAHELGYIGIARHAIDVEDKSIQSVFKALHTLS
- a CDS encoding elongation factor G, whose product is MKIKNIGIYAHVDAGKTTITEHLLHRAGAIRHIGRVDHGDTQTDTMALERQRGISIQATPISFMFEETKVNLIDTPGHSDFIAEVERSMQVLDGAILVISAKEGVQSHTNLLFEALCSRQIPTIIFVNKIDRIGVDMDQLLDDIKKNLTPKGLPLTQVAHAGDRSCSVGDIFSAASQKVLEFLADYNETYLESYVDNVCVDIETMKETIITLAHEGTIYPILYGSALHNIGMEGLIKAIDCFIPAYPTGNQQEEPSGLVFKIKRNTNNQKQVYVRLYQGELHTRDYLKGHKVTQIEGLSSGKVIPVDTLTSGDIGILYGMEHLQVGDSFGKAMTHGTIQLGTPTLKVQIKPVEDYKRKELLDALVFMSEEDPYLQYEISDIEQDIYLNIFGDIQLEIIRDRLYQEYQLNVLFEEPMTIYKETPVGIGEAVMYKYAKDHPFFATVGLRVEPLERGSGLVYHSEVTTGFLPRSFQNGIEDGIHHAFSQGLKGWALTDIRITLIKGEFCSVNSTPSDFRDVTPMVLLEAVHQAKTKLLWPILAFKLKIPQAMLGKAMSDLICKKAVFRQPEPMGPFYRIQGTIPAALCRKYELEVISYTEGKGVWVTHFTGYDDAPKEVECHRKKTKVDPLNKGQYILYKRGVVKNKTTSSDRK